DNA from Synechococcus elongatus PCC 6301:
CTACCGTGGCAGGAAAGCACCAACGGCACAATCGCCCGTTACCTCACCCAAGCCCAGAAGCAGATCGATCTAGCACTGTTTGTCTTTTCGGAACAAGCGATCGCCGATGTTTTAGAAGCGCGATCGCAGCAAGGTACTCAAGTGCGACTGTTAATTGACCCTGGCTTTGCCTATCGTCCCTACAGCGAACTGCTAGATATGGTCGGCCTAGCGCTTCCCGATCGCGACTGCCGGGTTGAGTCAAACAATCGCCCTTGGAGTAGTCCCCTCACAACAGCAGGAGCGCCACGACTGACGCCCGGCGACACGCTCCACCACAAATTTGCCGTGATTGATCGCCAGCGCGTCCTGACCGGATCTCACAACTGGAGTGCCGCAGCCAACCTCAGAAATGACGAAACATTTTTAGTGATCGAGGACTCTAGTTTGGCCGATCGCTTTCGGGCAGAATTTGAGCGACTCTACGCTGATGCCTTCTTAGGTATTCCGCCAGCCCTGCAGCGCCGCGTCAATGAGGCGAAGCGACGCTGCGGTAGCCGAATCACTCCGAACAGCAATCAGGACTTAACCGAAACTGAGGATTGAGCCTTGGAGTCGAGGGATTAGAACAGATCGCTGTCTGGATCGCGGGGAGCCATGCCGCCCTCTTGATCTCGGCGCGAGCCCAGCAGCTCAAGACGATTGGCCCGGACGACGGGTGTGGTGCGCTGATTGTTGTTGCGATCAGTCCAGCTCTCAATCTTGAGAGCACCACTGATGCCGATCAGACTGCCTTTCTTGACATAGTCGATCGCAACCTGGGCTTCGCGGCCCCACATCTCAACGTTGAACCAATCAGGCTCATCATTGCGGCTGCGGCGATTGACCGCCAGGGAAAACTTACAAACGACCGAACCCGACTCAAAGTAACGAGCTTCGGGGTCACGACCGACGCGCCCCACCAAGTTGACAACATTTAAGCTCATCGTGCAGTCAAACCCCTGCGCATTGCTCAGTCCCATTTTGGCAGTTGTCGGCCAACCCGCCGAGCGAATCGCTGCCTAGACTGAGTTAGCAGGAGGCGCTAGAATCCTCTGGCGTTGCAGGCCACTCCACTGCGTTTCTGGCTTGCTACTCAGCTTAATTACCGCAGCCACGTCATCAAGGCGGATTTATCAGTGAGTATTCTTCGGCGCTTCTCCCTCTCCCGCGACATGGGTATTGACCTAGGGACGGCCAACACACTGGTCTATGTCTCCGGTAAAGGCATTGTTTTACAAGAGCCGTCGGTTGTCGCGATCGACCAAAACCTCAAAAAACCCCTAGCGGTCGGCTCTGAGGCCAAGTTGATGCTAGGTCGCACCCCCGGTAGTGTCGCAGCTCTGCGCCCACTGCGGGATGGTGTCATCGCTGACTTTGATGCCGCTGAGTTGATGCTCAAGCATTTCATCCGCCAAGTCCAAGAAGGGCGATCGGGCGTAGCTCGGGTCGTAATCGGCATTCCCAGCGGTGTCACGGGTGTGGAACGTCGCGCAGTGATGGAAGCGGCTACCCAAGCAGGCGCCCGAGAGGTCTATCTAATCGATGAACCGGTGGCTGCTGCGATCGGGGCAGGATTGCCGGTAGCTGAGCCGACAGGGACGATGATCGTCGATATCGGCGGCGGCACCACGGAAGTTGCCGTGATGAGCTTGCAA
Protein-coding regions in this window:
- a CDS encoding single-stranded DNA-binding protein, translated to MSLNVVNLVGRVGRDPEARYFESGSVVCKFSLAVNRRSRNDEPDWFNVEMWGREAQVAIDYVKKGSLIGISGALKIESWTDRNNNQRTTPVVRANRLELLGSRRDQEGGMAPRDPDSDLF